One stretch of Natronobacterium gregoryi SP2 DNA includes these proteins:
- a CDS encoding IS1096 element passenger TnpR family protein, whose translation MTAYRFRVKFDPDPTSLWRDVVGGADSTIAEFQSAINPAVGLDQGHLWFVGEDEDYWNSAVKYQCPQEYEESLGGDPILRTERIENAGEVTIGEMTRQLGLEQYDRICYLYDYGDEWRFYAILKEILSDESSDKPPEIVKEKGESIGDQYDAPGTAENDSRLPDPLYSVLPEAAVPVVDLRQLETRDGIAHVIPLLSLETGFGAVCERFALQFENRGYVLENFQPGWQVVEEVEGVDKTEEELLAALADAVREWHAEIADISGAMTGRHFDEETVEAMHVELEAELERKGYGHL comes from the coding sequence ATGACTGCCTATCGCTTTCGCGTCAAGTTCGATCCCGATCCGACGTCACTGTGGCGGGACGTCGTCGGCGGCGCAGACAGTACGATCGCCGAGTTCCAGTCGGCCATCAACCCTGCAGTTGGACTCGATCAGGGCCACCTCTGGTTCGTCGGGGAGGATGAAGACTACTGGAACAGCGCCGTCAAATATCAGTGCCCGCAAGAGTACGAGGAGTCGCTTGGTGGCGATCCGATATTGCGTACCGAGCGGATCGAGAACGCCGGTGAGGTGACGATCGGCGAGATGACCCGACAGCTCGGTCTCGAACAGTACGATCGCATCTGCTACCTCTATGACTACGGCGACGAATGGCGGTTTTACGCAATCTTGAAAGAAATTCTCAGCGATGAGTCGAGCGACAAACCACCGGAAATCGTAAAAGAAAAAGGCGAGTCCATCGGCGACCAGTACGACGCGCCAGGAACCGCTGAAAACGATTCGCGGCTCCCTGATCCGCTCTATTCAGTGCTCCCTGAAGCTGCTGTCCCCGTTGTGGATCTTCGTCAGCTGGAGACGCGAGATGGTATCGCCCACGTCATTCCACTGCTCAGTCTCGAAACGGGGTTCGGGGCGGTCTGCGAGCGGTTCGCGCTTCAGTTCGAAAATAGGGGATACGTCCTCGAAAACTTCCAGCCGGGGTGGCAGGTCGTCGAGGAAGTTGAGGGAGTAGACAAGACGGAGGAAGAACTCCTCGCGGCCCTTGCGGACGCAGTGCGCGAGTGGCACGCTGAAATTGCGGACATCTCGGGTGCGATGACGGGGCGGCACTTCGACGAGGAGACTGTCGAAGCGATGCACGTCGAACTAGAGGCGGAACTCGAACGCAAGGGATACGGCCACCTGTAG
- a CDS encoding IS1595-like element ISNagr10 family transposase: MFPVEVFRSEASAANLLEQVRWREGLQCPRCQSESVIKYGSYREYQRYRCKNCGRTFNDKTGTIFAHAKIGLDKLLFAFYSLLRFNTSIRQLDAEIDVSYRSLHRRVERFARTLDAPQLDLVGPVEIDEFYVSAGKKGRERDQESRSRGLSKRGRGNYDEDKPPVFVLVDRGSDQRYVIPSKSADESAVRLLLDSHEEESLTVYTDGFRAYDPLETDETYQREAVIHGEGEYVDGDVHVNTCESHASLARRWLSPHRGISKDKLTTYLRLFEFRRKILRKPGRKALKDIVRTVL, encoded by the coding sequence ATGTTCCCAGTTGAAGTGTTTCGCTCAGAGGCGAGCGCCGCGAACCTGCTGGAGCAGGTTCGCTGGCGCGAGGGCCTCCAGTGCCCGCGCTGCCAGTCTGAATCGGTGATCAAGTACGGCAGCTATCGAGAGTATCAGCGGTATCGCTGTAAAAATTGTGGACGCACGTTCAACGACAAGACCGGCACGATCTTCGCGCACGCGAAGATCGGCCTTGACAAGCTGTTGTTCGCGTTCTACTCGTTGCTCCGATTCAACACGAGTATCCGCCAGTTAGACGCTGAAATTGACGTCTCCTACCGATCGCTTCACCGGCGCGTCGAGCGTTTCGCCAGAACGCTCGACGCGCCTCAGCTCGATCTCGTTGGCCCCGTCGAGATCGATGAGTTCTACGTTTCTGCCGGAAAGAAAGGCCGCGAGCGCGACCAGGAGTCGCGCTCGCGTGGTCTCTCGAAACGTGGCAGAGGAAACTACGACGAAGACAAGCCACCTGTGTTTGTCCTCGTTGATCGCGGTAGCGATCAGCGATACGTCATCCCGTCGAAATCCGCCGACGAATCGGCTGTGCGACTCCTCCTCGATTCCCACGAGGAGGAGTCGCTGACAGTCTATACCGACGGCTTTCGTGCCTACGACCCGTTAGAGACGGACGAAACGTACCAGCGAGAAGCGGTTATTCACGGCGAGGGAGAGTACGTTGATGGAGATGTACACGTGAATACGTGCGAGAGCCACGCGTCGCTGGCGCGACGGTGGCTCTCGCCGCATCGAGGTATCTCGAAGGACAAACTCACCACGTATCTCAGACTCTTCGAATTTCGTCGGAAAATCCTACGCAAACCCGGTCGAAAAGCCCTGAAAGACATCGTTCGAACTGTTCTCTGA